Proteins encoded by one window of Erwinia pyrifoliae DSM 12163:
- the trmL gene encoding tRNA (uridine(34)/cytosine(34)/5-carboxymethylaminomethyluridine(34)-2'-O)-methyltransferase TrmL, which produces MHIVLFEPEIPPNTGNIIRLCANTGFQLHVIEPLGFAWDDKRLRRAGLDYHEFAAIRHHASYEAFAASEAPQRLFALTTKGTPAHSAVSFQAGDYLLFGPETRGLPARVLDALPAQQKIRIPMMPDSRSMNLSNAVSVVVYEAWRQLDYAGAILRT; this is translated from the coding sequence ATGCATATCGTTTTATTTGAACCCGAAATCCCGCCCAATACCGGGAATATCATTCGCCTTTGCGCCAATACCGGCTTTCAGCTGCATGTGATAGAGCCTCTCGGTTTCGCCTGGGATGATAAACGGCTGCGCCGGGCCGGGCTGGACTATCATGAATTCGCGGCAATCAGGCATCATGCCAGCTACGAAGCGTTTGCCGCCTCGGAAGCGCCACAGCGTCTGTTTGCCTTAACCACGAAAGGAACGCCTGCACACAGCGCGGTAAGCTTTCAGGCGGGAGATTACCTGTTGTTTGGACCGGAGACGCGGGGTCTGCCGGCCAGGGTTCTTGATGCCCTGCCAGCACAGCAGAAAATTCGCATTCCGATGATGCCGGACAGCCGCAGCATGAATTTATCTAACGCGGTTTCTGTGGTGGTCTACGAGGCGTGGAGACAGCTGGATTATGCTGGCGCAATACTGAGAACTTGA
- the cpxA gene encoding envelope stress sensor histidine kinase CpxA, whose translation MISSLTTRIFAIFWLTLALVLMLVLMLPKLDSRQMTPLLDNEQRQGTMIEQHVEAELRQDPPNDLMWWRRLFRAIDKWAPPGQRLLLVTSEGRVIGAQHSEMQVIRNFIGQSDNADRPQKKKYGRLEMVGPFSIRDAEDSYQLYLIRPAGSSQLDFINLLFDRPLLLLIVTMLISSPLLLWLAWSLAKPARKLKHAADDVAAGNLRQRPELESGPQEFLAAGASFNQMVSALERMMNAQQRLLSDISHELRTPLTRLQLATALMRRRHGEGKELERIETEAQRLDGMINDLLVLSRTQHKNALISEAIKANHLWSDVLEDARFEAEQMGKLLEIPYPPGPWPLYGNPSSLESALENIVRNALRYSHSKISVSFAVDKKGITVHVDDDGPGVSEEDRGQIFRPFYRTDEARDRESGGTGLGLAIVDNAIQQHHGWVKADDSPLGGLRLTIWLPLYTTHSE comes from the coding sequence ATGATATCCAGCCTGACCACCCGTATCTTTGCCATTTTCTGGCTTACCTTGGCACTGGTACTGATGCTGGTGTTAATGCTGCCCAAACTTGATTCGCGCCAGATGACGCCGCTGCTGGACAACGAGCAGCGGCAGGGCACGATGATTGAACAGCACGTTGAAGCGGAACTCAGGCAGGATCCGCCCAATGATTTAATGTGGTGGCGCAGGCTGTTTCGCGCCATAGACAAATGGGCACCCCCCGGGCAACGCCTGCTGCTGGTCACCAGTGAAGGACGCGTGATTGGCGCGCAGCATAGTGAAATGCAGGTGATCCGTAATTTTATCGGTCAGTCTGATAACGCCGACCGACCGCAGAAGAAAAAGTATGGCCGACTGGAGATGGTCGGCCCGTTCTCCATCCGAGATGCCGAGGATAGTTATCAGCTGTATCTGATCCGCCCGGCAGGCAGTTCACAACTGGACTTTATCAATCTGCTGTTTGACCGCCCGCTGTTGCTGCTGATTGTCACCATGCTGATTAGCTCCCCGCTGCTACTGTGGCTGGCATGGAGCCTGGCTAAACCCGCGCGTAAGCTAAAGCATGCCGCCGATGATGTCGCAGCAGGCAACTTGCGTCAGCGGCCCGAACTGGAGTCCGGCCCCCAGGAATTCCTCGCGGCCGGAGCCAGCTTTAACCAGATGGTCAGCGCGCTGGAACGCATGATGAATGCACAGCAGCGCTTATTATCCGATATTTCCCATGAGCTGCGTACCCCGCTAACGCGCCTGCAGCTTGCGACCGCGCTGATGCGCCGTCGTCATGGTGAAGGTAAAGAACTGGAGCGTATTGAAACAGAGGCGCAGCGGCTCGATGGGATGATTAACGACCTGCTGGTGCTGTCGCGTACCCAGCACAAAAATGCGCTGATTAGCGAAGCGATCAAGGCTAACCATTTGTGGTCGGACGTTCTGGAAGATGCGCGCTTTGAAGCAGAGCAGATGGGGAAATTGCTCGAAATCCCTTATCCTCCCGGCCCCTGGCCGCTATACGGTAACCCCAGTTCGCTGGAAAGCGCGCTTGAGAATATCGTGCGCAATGCCCTACGCTACTCGCACAGTAAAATCTCAGTTAGCTTCGCGGTAGACAAAAAGGGCATTACCGTGCATGTCGATGACGATGGTCCGGGGGTCAGCGAGGAAGACCGGGGGCAGATTTTCCGTCCGTTCTACCGTACCGATGAGGCGCGCGACCGTGAATCTGGCGGCACCGGGCTGGGGCTGGCGATTGTCGACAACGCCATTCAACAACATCATGGCTGGGTCAAAGCCGATGACAGCCCGCTGGGTGGTTTGCGCCTGACAATATGGCTGCCGCTGTATACCACTCACAGCGAATAA
- the cpxR gene encoding envelope stress response regulator transcription factor CpxR has translation MNKILLVDDDRELTSLLKELLEMEGFNVLVAGDGEQALTLLDSTVDLLLLDVMMPKKNGIDTLKELRQQHQTPVIMLTARGSELDRVLGLELGADDYLPKPFNDRELVARIRAILRRSNWSEQQHLQHDNSSPTLEIDLLRLNPGRQEASFDGETLDLTGTEFTLLYLLAQHLGQVVSREHLSQEVLGKRLTPFDRAIDMHISNLRRKLPERQDGHPWFKTLRGRGYLMVSAT, from the coding sequence ATGAATAAGATCTTATTGGTTGACGACGACCGCGAATTGACTTCGCTGCTGAAGGAATTGCTTGAAATGGAAGGGTTTAACGTTCTGGTTGCTGGTGATGGCGAGCAAGCTCTGACGCTACTGGACAGCACCGTCGACCTGTTATTACTTGATGTAATGATGCCCAAGAAAAACGGCATCGATACCCTAAAGGAACTGCGTCAACAGCATCAGACGCCGGTCATTATGTTAACAGCGCGCGGAAGCGAACTGGACCGCGTCCTTGGGCTTGAACTGGGGGCTGATGACTACCTGCCAAAACCCTTCAACGATCGGGAGCTGGTTGCACGTATTCGCGCTATTCTGCGCCGTTCAAACTGGAGCGAACAGCAGCATCTGCAGCACGATAACAGCTCCCCGACGTTGGAAATTGACCTGTTACGCTTGAATCCGGGCCGTCAGGAAGCCAGCTTCGATGGGGAAACCCTGGATTTAACGGGGACCGAATTTACGCTGCTCTACCTGCTGGCACAGCATCTGGGCCAGGTGGTGTCTCGTGAACATCTCAGTCAGGAAGTACTGGGCAAGCGTCTGACGCCATTTGACCGGGCAATTGATATGCATATCTCCAACCTGCGGCGTAAATTACCGGAACGCCAGGATGGGCATCCGTGGTTCAAAACGTTGCGAGGCCGGGGTTACCTGATGGTATCCGCGACATGA
- the cpxP gene encoding cell-envelope stress modulator CpxP → MRKVTAVVVVPALIITFFVAWSANAATTGEMHQDDGTNRTLRQVPQSNMFDGISLTEQQRQEMRDLMQQARYDRSPISISDLDQLHELIIADKFDKAAYEAQAKKIAHAEVARQVEMGRVRNQMYHLLTPQQQSILQQKHQQRLGELRRLTNMQLSSPLQAASSTDSTP, encoded by the coding sequence ATGCGCAAAGTAACTGCCGTCGTTGTGGTTCCGGCGCTGATAATTACCTTCTTCGTCGCCTGGTCTGCAAATGCCGCGACGACTGGAGAGATGCATCAGGATGACGGAACGAACCGTACACTGAGGCAAGTTCCACAAAGCAACATGTTCGATGGCATCAGCCTGACAGAGCAGCAACGTCAGGAGATGCGTGACCTGATGCAGCAGGCCAGGTACGATCGATCTCCTATAAGTATTAGCGATTTAGACCAACTGCACGAGCTGATTATTGCAGATAAATTTGATAAAGCGGCCTACGAGGCTCAGGCGAAGAAAATTGCGCATGCTGAAGTTGCCCGCCAGGTCGAAATGGGCAGGGTTCGCAACCAGATGTACCATTTGTTAACGCCCCAGCAGCAAAGCATTTTGCAACAGAAACACCAGCAGCGCCTTGGTGAACTGCGCAGGCTGACGAATATGCAGTTATCTTCACCGCTGCAGGCAGCAAGTAGCACTGATAGCACCCCTTAG
- the fieF gene encoding CDF family cation-efflux transporter FieF (FieF, a metal efflux transporter, is a member of the CDF (cation diffusion facilitator) family of transporters.), with product MKANYARQVFAAAIAATVLASLLLIIKIFAWWYTGSVSVLAALVDSLVDIAASLTNLLVVRYSLQPADAEHTFGHGKAESLAALAQSMFICGSALFLFLTGLQHLASPEQMKAPLVGIIVTLTALVSTLILVTFQRWVVRHTCSQAIRADMLHYQSDVVMNGAILLALALSGYGFHRADALFALGIGCWILYSALRMGYDAVQALLDRALPVAEHQAIVDIVAAWPGVCGAHDIRTRQSGPTRFIQLHLEMDDHLPLCKAHQLADQVEQALLHKFPGSDVIIHQDPRSVVAKERRGKFGQ from the coding sequence ATGAAGGCAAACTATGCGCGGCAGGTTTTTGCGGCGGCGATTGCAGCCACGGTACTGGCTTCGCTGCTGTTGATTATTAAAATTTTCGCCTGGTGGTATACCGGGTCGGTCAGCGTGCTTGCGGCGCTGGTGGATTCGCTGGTTGATATTGCCGCTTCATTAACTAACCTGCTGGTTGTGCGTTATTCGTTGCAGCCCGCCGATGCCGAACACACTTTTGGTCACGGTAAAGCCGAGTCTCTCGCTGCGCTGGCGCAAAGTATGTTTATCTGTGGTTCCGCGCTTTTCCTGTTCCTTACCGGCTTACAACATCTTGCCTCCCCTGAACAGATGAAAGCCCCTTTGGTGGGGATTATCGTCACGCTGACAGCACTGGTTTCTACATTGATTCTGGTCACTTTCCAGCGCTGGGTGGTACGCCATACTTGCAGTCAGGCCATCCGTGCCGACATGCTGCACTATCAGTCTGACGTGGTGATGAATGGCGCTATTTTGCTGGCCCTGGCGCTGAGCGGGTATGGTTTTCACCGTGCCGATGCGTTGTTTGCTTTAGGCATTGGCTGCTGGATTTTATATAGCGCTCTACGTATGGGATATGATGCGGTACAGGCACTGCTCGACCGTGCTCTGCCCGTTGCAGAACATCAGGCGATTGTTGATATTGTCGCAGCCTGGCCTGGCGTGTGTGGCGCACATGATATTCGTACCCGTCAGTCCGGCCCCACGCGTTTTATCCAGCTGCATCTGGAAATGGACGATCATCTGCCGCTGTGTAAGGCGCATCAGCTGGCGGACCAGGTTGAACAGGCGCTGCTGCATAAGTTTCCCGGTTCTGACGTGATAATTCATCAGGACCCTCGCTCTGTGGTAGCGAAAGAACGCCGTGGAAAATTTGGCCAGTAA